The DNA sequence GGCGGGATCACCGCGGCCTACCGGCGGGTCCGGGAGATGTTTCCCGGGGTGCCGGTTCAGGTCGAGGTGACCACGGTCGTGGAGGCGGTCGAGGCGGTTGACGCCGGGGCGGACTTCCTGCTCTGCGACAACATGACCCCGGTTCTGCTGCGGGAGGTGGTGGCCGCCGTCGGTGACCGGGCCGAGCTGGAGGCCACCGGTGGGCTGACCCTCGACGTCGCGCCGGAATACGCCGCCACCGGCGTCGACTACCTGTCGGTCGGGGCGCTCACCCACTCGTCACCTATCTTGGACATCGCCCTCGATCTGCGGTTCCGGAGCTGACCATGCTGCTCTGCATCGACATCGGTAATACCAACACCGTCCTCGCCACCTTCGACGGCGACAAGCTGGTGCACTCCTGGCGGATCAAGACCGATGCCAGGTCCACCGCCGACGAGCTGGGCCTGATGTTCCGGGGCCTGCTGGCCGGCGACGCGGTCGAGATCACCGGCGTGGCGGCCTGCTCGACGGTGCCGGCCGCGTTGCGTTCCCTGCGGACGATGCTCGCCCGCTACTACGGCGGGATCCCGAGCGTGGTGGTCGAGCCGGGGATCCGTACCGGGGTGCAGTTGGCGATCGACAACCCCAAGGAGGTCGGGGCCGACCGGGTGGTCAACACCCTCGCGGCGCACGCCCTCTTCGGCGGTCCGTCGATCGTGGTCGACTTCGGTACGACCACCAACTTCGACGTGATCAGCGCCCGGGGCGAGTTCCTCGGCGGGGCCTTCGCGCCGGGCATCGAGATCTCCCTGGACGCGCTCGCGGCCCGGGCGGCGCAGTTGCGCAAGGTCGAGCCGACCAGTCCCCGCTCCGTGATCGGCAAGAACACCGTCGAATGCCTTCAGGCCGGCATGTACTTCGGGTTCGCCGGCCAGGTCGACCGGATCGTCGAGCGGATGGCCGAGGAGTTGGGGGAGTTGCGCGCCGTGATCGCGACCGGTGGCCTCGCCCCGGTGGTGATCGACGAGTGCCGCACCATCACCCACCACGAACCGATGATCACGCTCATCGGACTGCGGATGGTCTTCGAGCGCAACGTCTGACCCGCTCCGCATGCCCATAACCCGGTAACCGCCGCCGAGCGCCTTGAGTACGCTCGTGGCCGAAACCATGCCCAGGACTACCTGTTGAGGACGCCTTCCGTGACCGAGCAGAATCCCGCCCCCGTCGAGCCCGACGACGACCTTCCGGAGCAGATGCGGGTCCGCCGGGCCAAGCGGGACCGGATGCTGGCCGAGGGCATCGACCCGTACCCCGTGGGGTTTCCGCGGACCGCGACGCTGGCGGAGATCCGGACCCGGTACGCCGACCTGCCGACCGACACGGCCACCGGCGACAAGGTCTCCGTGGCCGGGCGGGTGATCTTCATCCGCAACACCGGGAAGCTGGCGTTCGCTACTCTCCGTGAGGGTGATGGTACGGAGCTGCAGGCGATGTTCTCGCTCGACCGGGTCGGGGCCGACCGCCTGGAGGACTGGAAGCGGCTGGTCGACCTCGGTGACCACGTCGGGGTGACGGGAGAGGTCATCACCAGCCGGCGCGGCGAACTGTCGGTGCTCGCCGACTCGTGGGCGGTCACCGCGAAGGCGCTGCGCCCGCTGCCCGTGGCGCACAAGCCGTTGAGCGAGGAGGCCCGGGTCCGGCAGCGTTACGTCGACCTCGTGGTCCGGCCGCAGGCGCGGCAGACCGTGCGTACCCGGTCGGCGGTCGTGCGAAGTCTGCGGGACTCGCTGCACCGGCGGGACTTCATGGAGGTCGAAACGCCGATGCTCCAGCTGGTCCACGGCGGTGCGGCGGCCCGGCCATTCGTGACGCACAGCAATGCGCTGGACACCGATCTGTATCTCCGAATCGCTCCGGAGTTGTTTCTGAAGCGCTCCGTAGTCGGCGGTATCGAGCGTGTGTTCGAGATCAACCGTAACTTCCGCAATGAGGGTGTGGACTCGTCGCACTCACCCGAGTTCGCGATGCTGGAGGTTTACGAGGCCTACGGCGACTACGACACCATGGCAGTCCTCCTGCGGGAACTCGTGCAAGAGGCTGCGATGGCGGTCAGCGGTTCCCATGTAGTCACCCACGCCGATGGGCAGGAGTTCGACCTGGGCGGCGAGTGGCGCTCGGTCACCCTGTACGGATCGCTTTCCGAAGCGTTGGGGGAAGAGGTGACGGTCCGGACCGACATGGCGCACCTCGTCCGCTACGCGGAGAAGCACGATCTGGCGGTCGACCCGAAGTGGGGACCGGGCAAGCTCGCCGAGGAGCTCTTCGAGGAGTTGGTCGTGCCGGGACTGCGCGAGCCCACTTTCGTGCGCGACTATCCCGAGGAGACCAGCCCGCTCACCCGGGCGCACCGCACCGAGCCGGGCCTTACCGAGAAGTGGGACGCCTACGTGCTCGGGTTCGAACTCGGTACGGCCTACTCGGAGCTGGTGGACCCGGTCGTGCAGCGTGAGCGGCT is a window from the Polymorphospora rubra genome containing:
- a CDS encoding type III pantothenate kinase, yielding MLLCIDIGNTNTVLATFDGDKLVHSWRIKTDARSTADELGLMFRGLLAGDAVEITGVAACSTVPAALRSLRTMLARYYGGIPSVVVEPGIRTGVQLAIDNPKEVGADRVVNTLAAHALFGGPSIVVDFGTTTNFDVISARGEFLGGAFAPGIEISLDALAARAAQLRKVEPTSPRSVIGKNTVECLQAGMYFGFAGQVDRIVERMAEELGELRAVIATGGLAPVVIDECRTITHHEPMITLIGLRMVFERNV